GGGGCAGGGTCTGGGCGGAAAGCAGCCCCGGCCAGGGAAGCACCTTCCACCTGCTGTTGCCGTTTTACCAGGTTGTACCTGAGGAATACTCCATCTGAACTGCAGTTTCCTCATGCGCCGTAAAACCTGACTGCACTATTTCGGGCAGCAACGGGAAGCACTTTGCGGCAACGCCAATTTCCCGTATGGTATACCGGCAACGGCACCAGCAAACACCGGAACCAGGGAGACGGATACCATGCCTACCACGACATCATCGGATTACCATGACGGAAACAAAGCGGGCGGACGCTGGCTGCGGGCTCTCCTGCTGCTGGCCGCCCTGACGGGTCTGGCGGTCTCGATCTTTATCGTCATTGAGGAGTTCTGCCTGGTAAAGGCGTGCCGGGATACGGCTGCCTTCAGTTTTTTCGGGCTGAACATGGGGATCCTCGGCATCCTCTATTTCTGCGCAGTTACCGCCTTGTTGCTGCTGCGTAGCCGCTGGAGCCGGCTCGATCAGCTGCTGACCGCTGCGGTCTTTAGCGGTGTTGGCGGAGAGATCCGCCTGATCTGGATACAAAAGTACGTCATCGGCAGCTGGTGTCCCCTCTGCGTCACCGTCGGCATCTCCCTGGGAACGGTTGCCGCACTGCTGATCGCCGAACGACTGCTGAGCACCCCCGCCACAGACGGCAGACCGGGGTTTTCCGTCCGTTGGCTGTTCATGGTTCTTGCCCTGCTGGCAATCGGCCTGGCCGTTGCCACCGCCGGGGTACGGGAATTTACCTATTCGTAATCATGTGAAGGAGAAGCGGCATGACCGTCACCATTAACGGCAAGACAGCCTCCCTGCCCGACAATCCGCAGCGCACCGTGGAATCCCTGCTGGAAGAGCTG
The window above is part of the Trichlorobacter ammonificans genome. Proteins encoded here:
- a CDS encoding vitamin K epoxide reductase family protein, with protein sequence MPTTTSSDYHDGNKAGGRWLRALLLLAALTGLAVSIFIVIEEFCLVKACRDTAAFSFFGLNMGILGILYFCAVTALLLLRSRWSRLDQLLTAAVFSGVGGEIRLIWIQKYVIGSWCPLCVTVGISLGTVAALLIAERLLSTPATDGRPGFSVRWLFMVLALLAIGLAVATAGVREFTYS